The Helicobacter sp. MIT 05-5293 genome window below encodes:
- a CDS encoding succinyldiaminopimelate transaminase has product MLQHFESYPFEKLRTLLASIPTPQKTYALSIGEPQFPTPKNIIKSWQDNAPLLNKYPKASGESYLKEAQISFITQRYGIHLTQEQIIPTFGTREVLFNFPQFYLFDTPNPTIAFPNPFYQIYEGAAIASKAKIIFMDLTKENDFTPHLDDESLKKVNLVILNSPNNPTGKAMSKEELGQWVQKAIEYDFIVLNDECYSEIYEDTPPPSILEASIMVGNPHFKNVLAINSISKRSSAPGLRSGFIAGDSRILKAYNLYRTYLGCALPLPLQQAAATAWQDMQTAESIRSIYAQNLALAREILNPKTYQIQPYTFYVWLEVDNDEAFCQFAYKKTGVLVLPGSYLGRKGQGKNYIRIALVYDQQSTKNALLALRESLNLYQEEKM; this is encoded by the coding sequence AAGTTACCCCTTTGAAAAATTACGCACACTGCTTGCAAGTATCCCTACACCTCAAAAAACATACGCGCTTAGCATTGGAGAACCTCAATTCCCTACCCCCAAAAATATTATCAAATCATGGCAGGATAACGCGCCTCTTCTAAATAAATACCCTAAAGCCAGTGGAGAATCTTACTTAAAAGAAGCGCAAATCTCTTTTATCACGCAACGTTATGGGATACACCTTACACAAGAACAAATCATTCCTACTTTTGGCACACGAGAAGTGCTTTTTAACTTTCCACAATTCTATCTTTTTGATACACCCAACCCTACTATTGCTTTTCCTAATCCTTTTTATCAAATCTATGAAGGTGCGGCAATTGCGTCCAAAGCTAAAATTATTTTTATGGATCTCACGAAAGAAAATGACTTTACACCACATCTTGACGATGAGAGTCTTAAAAAAGTGAATCTTGTGATTCTCAATTCTCCCAACAATCCCACAGGAAAGGCGATGAGTAAAGAGGAGCTTGGGCAATGGGTGCAAAAAGCAATAGAATATGATTTTATTGTGCTTAATGATGAATGTTATAGCGAAATTTATGAAGATACCCCGCCGCCGAGCATTCTTGAAGCTTCAATAATGGTGGGTAATCCTCACTTCAAAAATGTCCTTGCGATTAATTCTATCTCCAAACGCTCATCAGCACCGGGTTTGCGTAGTGGTTTCATCGCCGGAGATTCTCGCATTCTTAAGGCTTATAATCTCTATCGCACCTATTTGGGCTGTGCTTTGCCTTTACCTTTACAACAAGCTGCTGCAACAGCATGGCAAGATATGCAAACAGCTGAATCTATCCGCAGTATTTATGCTCAAAATCTTGCTCTTGCCCGTGAGATTCTCAATCCCAAAACCTATCAGATTCAGCCTTACACTTTTTATGTATGGCTTGAAGTCGATAATGATGAGGCATTTTGTCAATTTGCGTATAAAAAAACAGGTGTGTTAGTTTTACCCGGAAGCTACTTAGGGCGAAAGGGGCAAGGTAAAAACTATATCAGAATCGCTTTAGTTTATGATCAACAAAGCACGAAAAATGCACTTTTAGCACTTAGAGAATCTCTTAATTTATATCAAGAGGAGAAAATGTGA